Proteins found in one Triticum urartu cultivar G1812 chromosome 4, Tu2.1, whole genome shotgun sequence genomic segment:
- the LOC125550265 gene encoding protein SABRE isoform X2 yields MASSPVKFFSVFLAVSVIGWVVFTFAARLLAWFLSRVLRASVVFRVAGFNCLRDVTIKFSKGPLKSVSIGEIKLSFRKSLVKLSFGVLSKDPKVQLLISDLEIVTRSSSRSKKTSKPSKPRSTGKGKWLITSSMARLLSVSVADLMIKVPDGAVDIKELKVDTFKIAGPNHILGVKLHILPLNVHLGDFGLIADPVGSGNQLDTFQSDQASLSSSEKFLAPFVCEDLLVICEFGHEKERGVKIVNLELKCGDVTANIDERLFYKKHAKPENNGGSENAGDAIAGTSSTKQISKSKSILPALKKQMLAFPDKVSFSLPKLDVKFTHLGEGLSVDNNVTGINFTSTKSLPQDDLEEATPHFDVQIVLSEIHLVREGSSSLLEVLKVAVVASLDIPLDPLLPIRAEIDAKLGGTQCNLMLSRLMPWMRLHSSRTKGMKLSKANSHQEISQTKEIKPIMWTCTVSAPEMTVMLYSPSGLVLYHACCQSSHVFANNIASKGIQIHTELGEMLVHMEDGYREFLKENIFGVDTCSGSLMHIARVSLDWGYREIEVQDMAETSRLALVFSIDISGIGVKFGFKHLESLLLNLMSFRDLFKNLSSSREKDKEKDLEERRKKKTKGIEILKLSLQKFSITYSGDINILNMPIADPKRVNYGTQGGQVIVDVSADGTQRTASITSEPPGIGRNLRFTSSLVISHLAVCVDKEKKSTQAELERVKAMYEEDHSSGIKVTLLDMQNAKIVRRSGGLTDVAVCSLFSATDINIRWEPDAHLALFETFIRFKWFLHHNKIQSSGKLMTGTGSIKENEHVNIAAGSVKPQKSDKRGSIFAVDVEVLRISAELADGVEANMHVQSIFTENAKIGVLSEGLSVSLNGARVLNSTRIQISCIPFSTANSLSAKVEPSPKRDWVVQGLDVHICMPFRLPLRAIEDAVEDMIRGLKLVSAAKRSILFPDGKENSKKVKSGASSFGSVKFVLRKLTAEIEEEPIQGWLDEHYYLMRNKTCESGVRLKFLDDAISGSVDSNHCSSEGKFMYDGIEVDVHDTTALQRLREEIHKKAFRSYYVACQKKVFAEGSGACAEGFQAGFKPSSRRASLLSLSASELDITLTRINGGATEMVEFIKGVDPVCQEKGIPFSRLYGSDIALLAGSLVIQVRDYTSPLFSATSGKCQGRVVLAQQATCFQPQIHQDVYIGRWHKVKMLRSASGTTPAIKMYSNLPVYFQRGEISFGVGYEPSFADISYAFQVALKKVNLSSRDKSSGAANQPPKKERSLPWWDDIRYYIHGKIVLYFNETKWKILATTNPYEKVDRLQIVSEYMEIQQTDGHVDVSAKEFGMYISSLESMMKNCSLKVPSGVPRPFIYAPLFSLNVIIDWQCESGSPLNHYLHALPIEGEPRKKVYDPFRSTYLSLRWNFSLRPLQVQSDNGTSSPCYANNSMRCGSAFGSCSKIADVDFPTMNLGAHDLAWVFKWWSLNYSPPHKLRSFSRWPRYKIPRAARSGNLSMDKVLVEFFFRVDATPCCIRHATLTEDDPASGLTFKMSSLKYELCYSRGKQKYTFDCKREPLDLVYRGLDLYRPEVYLVRDVNLSSVENVSKLKTTTLPSQGKDKCTMGSFQEKHEDGFLLSSDYFTIRRQAPKADPARLMEWQDAGRNLEITYVRSEFENGSESDHSLSEHSDDDDGFNVVLADNCQRVFVYGLRLLWTIENRDAVWSWVGGISKAFEPPKPSPSRQYAQRKMIEERQNADSSRLAQDATSSTHVGSPSVQHAEALGSTSPLHSKPNRSSDIAVKYGMFDDLDKGGNLHFMVNVVKPQFNLHSEDANGRFLLAAASGRVMARSFHSVVHVGKEMLEQALGTSSLHIPEPQPEMTWKKADLSVILKDVQAHVAPTDVDPGAGLQWLPRILGSSEKLKRTGALLERVFMPCQMYFRYTRHKGGTADLKVKPLKELRFNSPNITATMTSRQFQVMLDVLSNLLFARLPKPRKNSLQYPSDDEDVEEEADEVVPDGVEEVELAKINLEQRERERKLLLDDIRSLAGTGDSHIDHLSAEKDNSFWMINSGKASLVEGLKRDLLNLQKSRKFASSALRKALQKAAQLRLMEKEKNKTPSCAMRISMKISKVVWSMLADGNTFAEAEISDMVYDFDRDYKDIGVARFTTKYFVVRNCMASAKCDTLLSAWNAPPEKGVMLRVDAKQGAPKDGNSPLELFQVEIYPLKIYLPETMYRMMWDYFFPEEDDSQRRQDIWRVSTSTGSRRTRRVSSGADAVASTSYSIREHELPGRSGTSVNVSSWQGSHGDNPQVSKLQSLKANMVCGSHPELGRTSSFGKAWEESATENATNNDVVSLLNSSNITSKSDGYSMAENTVAATEMFRSKTKDPKSIKSGRLSHEEKKTGKSNDEKRPRARKLMEFHNIKISQVELLVTYEGSRLAINDLRLLMDTFHRVEFTGTWRRLFSRVKKHIIWGVLKSVTGMQGKKFKAQNQRETLDGTVPENDLNFSDSDGSHHGKPDQFPVSWLKRPGDGAGDGFVTSIRGLFNSQRRRAKAFVVRAMRGDGDNEYHDEGSESDGPAMQDSLPSSPRETTPYQSDSSESSYEDFHE; encoded by the exons GATGTTACTGCGAACATCGATGAACGACTCTTTTACAAGAAACATGCAAAGCCAGAGAATAATGGTGGCTCTGAGAATGCCGGAGATGCTATCGCTGGTACTTCTTCAACTAAACAGATCTCGAAAAGCAAATCTATTCTACCAGCATTAAAGAAGCAGATGCTTGCATTTCCAGATAAG GTTAGCTTCAGTCTGCCGAAGCTTGATGTGAAGTTTACACACCTGGGGGAAGGGCTTAGTGTTGATAACAATGTTACGGGGATCAACTTTACTAGTACGAAATCCCTGCCACAGGACGATCTAGAGGAAGCTACACCGCACTTCGATGTTCAGATTGTTCTTAGTGAGATCCAT TTAGTTAGAGAAGGCTCAAGCTCTCTGTTGGAAGTTCTTAAAGTTGCTGTGGTAGCTTCTTTGGATATTCCGTTGGAT CCACTTCTTCCAATCAGAGCCGAAATCGATGCCAAGCTTGGTGGTACACAATGCAATCTTATGTTGAGCAGATTGATGCCATGGATGCGCCTTCATTCTTCGAGAACCAAAGGAATGAAGCTTTCAAAGGCAAACTCTCATCAAGAAATTTCTCAAACAAAGGAGATCAAGCCAATTATGTGGACTTGCACAGTTTCTGCCCCAGAAATGACTGTCATGCTTTACAGCCCTAGTGGGTTGGTATTGTATCAT GCTTGTTGCCAGTCATCACATGTATTTGCAAATAACATTGCCAGCAAGGGGATTCAGATACACACTGAACTTGGTGAAATGCTGGTGCACATGGAAGATGGGTATAGGGAATTCTTGAAGGAAAACATATTTGGCGTTGATACTTGCTCAGGCTCCTTAATGCACATTGCTCGGGTGAGCCTTGATTGGGGGTACAGAGAAATTGAGGTCCAAGACATGGCTGAAACTAGTAGACTTGCACTTGTATTTTCCATTGATATCAGTGGCATAGGAGTAAAGTTTGGTTTCAAGCATTTGGAATCTCTTCTGCTCAATTTGATGTCCTTTAGGGATCTATTTAAGAACCTTTCATCCTCTCGTGAGAAGGATAAAgaaaaggatttggaggagagacggaaaaagaaaacaaaaggcaTTGAAATATTGAAATTAAGCCTACAAAAGTTCTCTATTACTTACAGTGGTGATATAAATATATTAAATATGCCAATTGCTGATCCAAAGCGCGTGAACTATGGCACTCAAGGTGGTCAAGTAATTGTTGACGTTTCTGCTGATGGCACACAACGTACGGCAAGTATAACTTCGGAACCACCAGGCATTGGCCGCAACTTGAGGTTCACTTCATCTTTAGTTATCTCTCATCTTGCTGTATGTGTAGACAAGGAGAAAAAGTCAACACAAGCAGAATTGGAACGGGTGAAAGCAATGTACGAGGAAGATCACAGCTCTGGTATCAAAGTTACCTTACTAGATATGCAGAATGCTAAAATTGTTCGCCGATCCGGTGGCCTTACAGATGTCGCTGTTTGTTCCCTCTTCAGTGCAACAGACATTAATATCAGATGGGAACCTGATGCTCATTTAGCACTCTTTGAGACCTTTATCCGCTTTAAGTGGTTCCTGCATCATAACAAGATTCAGAGTTCCGGGAAGCTGATGACTGGAACTGGCAGTATCAAGGAGAATGAGCATGTCAACATAGCTGCTGGTTCAGTGAAACCTCAGAAGTCTGACAAAAGAGGTTCAATTTTTGCCGTTGATGTGGAAGTGTTGAGAATATCTGCTGAGCTCGCAGATGGTGTCGAAGCAAACATGCATGTACAATCTATCTTCACCGAGAATGCCAAGATAGGTGTACTATCAGAGGGTCTTTCTGTCAGCCTTAATGGTGCCAGGGTTCTAAACAGCACACGAATACAGATCTCATGTATTCCTTTCAGTACTGCAAATTCGCTCAGTGCAAAGGTTGAACCATCACCCAAGAGAGATTGGGTCGTTCAAGGGCTAGATGTTCATATTTGCATGCCATTCAGGTTACCGTTGCGTGCCATAGAGGATGCCGTTGAAGATATGATTCGTGGCCTAAAGCTTGTTTCTGCTGCCAAAAGAAGTATATTGTTTCCTGATGGCAAAGAGAACTCGAAGAAGGTTAAGTCTGGAGCTTCCAGTTTTGGATCTGTAAAGTTTGTGTTGCGTAAACTCACGGCAGAAATAGAGGAGGAGCCCATACAAGGTTGGCTTGATGAACATTACTATTTGATGAGGAACAAAACCTGTGAATCAGGTGTTAGATTAAAATTTCTTGATGATGCTATATCAGGAAGTGTAGATTCTAACCACTGCAGCTCTGAGGGAAAATTTATGTATGATGGAATAGAGGTTGACGTGCATGACACCACAGCTCTTCAAAGGCTGCGGGAAGAAATCCATAAGAAAGCATTTCGATCGTATTATGTGGCTTGTCAAAAGAAGGTATTTGCAGAAGGGTCGGGGGCGTGTGCAGAAGGTTTTCAAGCTGGATTCAAGCCAAGTTCACGGAGAGCTTCACTTCTTTCACTTTCTGCTTCTGAACTTGATATTACTTTGACCAGAATAAATGGTGGAGCAACAGAGATGGTTGAATTTATAAAGGGAGTCGACCCTGTTTGTCAGGAGAAAGGCATACCATTCTCTCGACTATATGGGAGTGATATTGCTCTCCTTGCAGGGTCCTTGGTCATACAAGTGAGAGACTATACATCTCCTCTCTTTTCTGCAACCAGTGGGAAATGTCAAGGTCGTGTTGTGCTTGCCCAGCAG GCAACATGTTTTCAACCCCAAATACACCAAGATGTATATATTGGCAGATGGCACAAAGTCAAAATGTTACGTTCTGCCAGTGGTACCACACCAGCAATTAAAATGTACTCCAATTTACCTGTTTATTTCCAGAGAGGAGAAATTTCTTTTGGTGTTGGCTACGAGCCATCTTTTGCTGATATAAGTTATGCATTTCAAGTAGCCCTAAAGAAAGTTAATCTTAGCTCCAGAGATAAAAGTTCTGGTGCAGCAAACCAACCACCTAAAAAGGAGCGCAGCTTGCCATGGTGGGATGACATCAGATACTACATCCATGGAAAGATAGTTTTGTATTTCAATGAGACAAAATGGAAGATCCTGGCAACAACTAATCCTTATGAGAAGGTAGACAGACTGCAAATTGTTTCTGAATACATGGAAATCCAGCAAACGGATGGGCATGTAGATGTCTCTGCAAAGGAATTCGGGATGTATATCAGTAGCTTAGAGAGTATGATGAAGAATTGCAGCTTAAAAGTGCCATCTGGCGTGCCCAGGCCTTTTATTTATGCTCCTTTGTTCTCTCTTAATGTGATTATCGACTGGCAGTGTGAATCTGGCAGCCCTTTGAATCATTATCTGCATGCACTCCCTATTGAGGGTGAGCCAAGGAAGAAGGTTTATGATCCATTTCGATCTACTTATCTCTCTCTTAGGTGGAACTTCTCCCTTAGACCTTTGCAGGTGCAGTCTGATAATGGCACATCATCTCCCTGCTATGCAAACAATTCAATGCGATGTGGGTCTGCCTTTGGTAGTTGCTCCAAAATAGCTGATGTTGATTTCCCTACAATGAACCTGGGTGCTCATGACCTTGCTTGGGTTTTCAAATGGTGGAGCTTAAACTACAGCCCCCCACACAAACTGCGTTCTTTCTCTAGATGGCCTCGATATAAAATTCCTCGAGCTGCTAGATCTGGTAACCTCTCAATGGATAAAGTTTTGGTTGAGTTCTTTTTCCGGGTTGATGCTACTCCCTGTTGCATAAGACATGCCACTTTAACTGAAGATGATCCTGCCAGTGGCTTGACCTTTAAAATGTCAAGTTTGAAGTATGAATTGTGTTACAGTCGAGGTAAACAGAAATACACATTTGATTGTAAGCGTGAACCTCTGGATCTAGTTTATCGCGGTCTTGATCTATACAGGCCAGAGGTTTATCTAGTGCGAGATGTTAACTTGTCCTCAGTTGAAAATGTGTCCAAATTAAAGACTACTACCCTGCCGTCACAGGGCAAAGATAAATGCACCATGGGCAGTTTTCAAGAAAAACATGAGGATGGTTTCCTCTTGTCCTCTGATTATTTCACAATAAGAAGACAAGCCCCAAAGGCAGATCCTGCAAGGCTTATGGAATGGCAGGACGCTGGTCGGAATCTTGAGATAACATATGTCAGATCTGAGTTTGAGAATGGCAGTGAAAGTGACCATAGTCTATCTGAgcatagtgatgatgatgatggtttCAATGTGGTGTTGGCAGACAATTGTCAACGGGTGTTTGTGTACGGTCTTAGGCTTTTATGGACCATTGAGAATCGTGATGCAGTTTGGTCATGGGTTGGAGGAATTTCCAAAGCATTTGAACCTCCAAAACCCTCGCCTTCGCGGCAATATGCACAAAGAAAGATGATTGAGGAAAGGCAGAATGCAGATAGCTCTAGATTAGCTCAAGATGCTACCTCTTCTACCCATGTCGGTTCTCCTTCGGTGCAGCATGCTGAAGCTCTGGGCTCTACTTCTCCATTGCATAGTAAACCCAATCGCTCCTCTGATATAGCAG TGAAGTATGGCATGTTTGATGATTTGGATAAAGGAGGGAATCTCCATTTTATGGTCAATGTTGTCAAGCCCCAGTTCAACCTACATTCTGAAGATGCCAAT GGTAGATTTCTACTTGCTGCAGCTAGTGGACGTGTTATGGCACGTTCATTTCATTCAGTTGTTCATGTTGGGAAAGAGATGCTAGAGCAAGCGCTGGGGACAAGCAGTCTACACATTCCTGAACCACAACCTGAAATGACCTGGAAAAAAGCTGATCTCTCCGTGATTCTGAAAGATGTTCAGGCTCATGTTGCACCGACTGATGTGGACCCTGGTGCAGGCCTACAGTGGCTTCCTCGTATTCTCGGTAGTTCGGAGAAATTGAAGCGCACAGGGGCCTTGCTAGAGAGAGTATTTATGCCTTGCCAGATGTACTTCCGTTATACCCGTCACAAGGGTGGAACTGCAGACTTGAAG GTTAAGCCATTAAAGGAGTTACGTTTCAATTCTCCAAACATTACCGCAACAATGACTTCACGCCAGTTTCAAGTTATGTTGGATGTGCTTAGCAATCTCCTGTTTGCAAGGCTTCCCAA GCCTAGGAAAAACAGTCTTCAGTATCCATCGGATGACGAAGATGTTGAAGAAGAGGCTGATGAGGTGGTCCCTGATGGAGTAGAAGAGGTGGAGCTTGCAAAAATTAATCTCGAACAGCGAGAAAGGGAGAGAAAGTTATTGCTTGATGATATAAGATCCTTAGCTGGAACTGGTGATAGTCATATCGACCATCTTTCTGCGGAAAAGGATAATTCGTTCTGGATGATTAACAGTGGGAAAGCATCACTG GTGGAAGGACTGAAGAGAGACCTTCTAAATCTCCAGAAATCTCGAAAATTTGCATCTTCTGCGTTAAGGAAAGCACTACAAAAAGCTGCCCAGTTACGCTTGATGGAAAAAGAAAAGAACAAAACCCCATCTTGTGCCATGCGAATCTCTATGAAAATCAGCAAAGTTGTATGGAGCATGCTTGCAGATGGGAATACTTTTGCCGAAGCTGAGATCAGTGATATG GTATATGATTTTGATCGTGACTACAAAGACATTGGTGTTGCTCGGTTTACGACTAAGTATTTCGTTGTGAGGAATTGCATGGCCAGTGCCAAATGTGATACATTGTTGTCTGCATGGAATGCACCTCCAGAAAA AGGTGTCATGCTTCGTGTGGACGCGAAGCAAGGTGCTCCGAAGGATGGAAATTCCCCTCTTGAGCTCTTTCAG GTGGAGATATACCCATTGAAAATATACCTCCCTGAAACAATGTATAGAATGATGTGGGATTATTTCTTTCCTGAGGAAGACGATTCTCAAAGACGTCAG GATATTTGGAGGGTCTCAACATCAACTGGATCTAGAAGAACTAGAAGAGTATCTTCTGGTGCTGATGCTGTTGCTTCTACCAGCTATTCTATCAGGGAGCATGAGCTTCCTGGGAGATCAGGTACTTCAGTAAACGTCTCAAGTTGGCAAGGTTCACATGGAGACAATCCGCAG GTATCCAAGTTGCAGAGTCTAAAGGCCAATATGGTATGCGGTTCACATCCGGAGTTGGGACGGACATCTTCATTTGGAAAGGCCTGGGAAGAAAGTGCAACAGAAAATGCCACAAATAATGATGTGGTATCACTATTGAATTCTTCGAACATTACTTCAAAAAGCGACGGCTATTCTATGGCAGAGAACACTGTTGCTGCTACTGAGATGTTCAGGAGTAAGACTAAAGATCCCAAATCGATCAAGTCTGGTCGTTTATCTCACGAGgaaaagaaaacaggaaaatcCAATGATGAGAAGCGGCCAAGAGCTCGGAAATTGATGGAATTTCATAATATCAAGATTAGCCAG GTTGAACTTCTTGTTACTTACGAGGGATCGAGGCTTGCAATAAATGACCTAAGGCTGCTTATGGATACTTTCCACCGTGTAGAATTTACTGGTACATGGAGGAGATTGTTCTCAAGAGTAAAAAAGCATATCATTTGGGGTGTTTTAAAGTCAGTGACTGGGATGCAG GGAAAAAAGTTTAAGGCCCAGAACCAGAGGGAAACACTTGATGGTACTGTTCCAGAAAATGATCTTAATTTCAGCGACAGCGATGGCAGTCATCATGGAAAACCTGATCAGTTCCCAGTATCATGGTTGAAGAGGCCAGGTGACGGTGCAGGTGATGGGTTTGTCACATCGATTAGAGGGCTATTCAATTCACAGCGCCGCAGAGCAAAGGCATTTGTGGTGCGGGCAATGCGAGGCGATGGGGATAATGAATACCATGACGAGGGGAGTGAGAGTGATG GACCAGCAATGCAAGATTCTCTCCCGTCTAGCCCGCGTGAAACAACACCGTACCAGAGCGATTCGTCAGAGTCGTCTTATGAGGACTTCCATGAGTAG